One Thermococcus sp. DNA window includes the following coding sequences:
- a CDS encoding pro-sigmaK processing inhibitor BofA family protein, whose amino-acid sequence MPDLLLSVLFLFLLVLFGWAILALTIAVLKWLAVNAIAGLLVIGLLNFLGVTHVPINLMTLLVLAVGGILGAFILIVLSVLHLL is encoded by the coding sequence ATGCCGGATTTGTTGCTCTCAGTACTCTTCCTTTTCCTTTTGGTTCTCTTCGGATGGGCCATCCTAGCACTGACAATAGCCGTCCTCAAGTGGCTTGCGGTTAACGCTATAGCTGGACTTCTTGTGATTGGCCTGCTGAACTTTCTCGGGGTAACCCATGTTCCCATAAACCTAATGACCCTTCTCGTACTCGCTGTCGGTGGAATCCTTGGAGCATTCATCTTGATAGTCCTCTCGGTTCTGCACCTTCTCTAA
- a CDS encoding site-2 protease family protein, with amino-acid sequence MPKGIYECLNCGYREEKDSSEPLLEHSCPRCGGDMILVGYVTEDVTKKPVEVPSSGQSEFIENETPGLPPEVKAKVKTFYNASFVGFDGRVFVFEVNEILEPNFEKVLREMEELGYWCALKKRNGKILLFVFPAGEIKPDNKWLPWVFLVATILTTFFSGYLLAVNYISALDYYGLSGFRNPYLIALSFSVSVMAIIGTHELGHKIAAAYHGVRATMPYFIPFPFSLIGTLGAVIRVKSPLPTRDSAIDLGASGPIAGFLVAIPVTAVGLKLSIVVPPTAVPQTKGGVYFGTNLLFELLTKAILHVPDNYVIFLHPVAMAGWVGLLVTFLNLIPVAQLDGGHILRAFISEKIHRAITYVTAFVLIGLSYLWSGWLIWGLLVLLIGSAGNPGALDEVSPISKKRIVLAIIAGIIFILTATPRPIWTT; translated from the coding sequence ATGCCGAAGGGAATTTACGAGTGTCTCAATTGTGGATACAGAGAAGAGAAGGATTCAAGCGAACCCCTTCTTGAGCACTCCTGTCCCCGATGCGGGGGAGATATGATTCTCGTTGGTTACGTTACTGAAGATGTCACTAAAAAACCAGTAGAAGTCCCTTCATCAGGACAATCCGAGTTCATTGAGAATGAAACACCAGGCCTTCCTCCTGAGGTGAAAGCAAAAGTAAAGACATTTTATAACGCAAGTTTTGTAGGATTTGATGGAAGAGTGTTTGTCTTTGAAGTCAACGAGATACTTGAACCAAATTTTGAAAAGGTTCTAAGAGAGATGGAAGAACTAGGCTACTGGTGTGCACTAAAAAAACGCAATGGGAAGATACTCCTGTTTGTCTTCCCAGCGGGAGAAATCAAACCCGACAACAAATGGCTACCCTGGGTTTTTCTCGTTGCGACGATACTTACAACATTCTTTTCAGGTTACTTGCTGGCGGTAAATTACATTTCTGCTCTGGACTATTATGGTCTTTCCGGATTCAGAAATCCATATTTAATAGCTCTTTCCTTCTCAGTAAGTGTTATGGCAATTATCGGAACTCACGAGCTTGGTCACAAAATAGCAGCTGCTTATCATGGTGTTCGCGCAACCATGCCTTACTTCATTCCTTTTCCCTTCAGCTTAATTGGTACTCTCGGTGCAGTTATAAGAGTTAAGTCTCCGCTTCCAACTAGAGATTCCGCAATAGATTTAGGCGCTAGCGGACCAATAGCTGGTTTCTTAGTTGCAATTCCGGTTACAGCAGTCGGATTAAAACTCTCAATAGTTGTTCCCCCAACTGCCGTTCCTCAAACAAAGGGAGGTGTCTATTTCGGAACTAATCTCTTGTTTGAGCTCTTAACCAAAGCGATACTTCATGTACCAGATAATTATGTAATATTCCTTCATCCAGTTGCTATGGCAGGGTGGGTTGGATTGCTTGTTACATTTCTCAACTTAATACCCGTCGCTCAGCTCGATGGAGGCCATATTCTAAGGGCGTTTATCAGTGAAAAAATTCACAGGGCAATAACATACGTAACAGCGTTTGTTCTTATAGGGCTGAGTTATCTTTGGAGTGGCTGGCTTATATGGGGTTTACTCGTGCTGTTAATAGGCTCTGCAGGCAATCCAGGTGCTCTAGATGAAGTTTCTCCGATATCAAAGAAAAGAATAGTTCTTGCAATAATTGCAGGGATAATATTCATACTTACAGCAACTCCGAGGCCAATATGGACTACTTAG
- a CDS encoding DUF126 domain-containing protein — protein MKLKGRKIVGGKAEGELIVSQKPLSFLGGVDPETGIVTDAESDIRGKSIAGKILAFPRGKGSTVGSYIIYALKKNGKAPKAIIVGEAETIVATGAIIAGIPMVDGIDVSKLRTGMKVKVNADRGEIEVEE, from the coding sequence ATGAAGCTTAAGGGGAGGAAAATCGTTGGCGGAAAGGCAGAGGGAGAACTGATAGTGTCCCAAAAGCCCCTCTCATTTCTCGGAGGCGTTGACCCCGAGACGGGAATCGTCACCGATGCCGAGAGCGACATAAGGGGAAAAAGCATAGCCGGGAAGATACTCGCATTTCCAAGGGGAAAGGGCTCAACGGTTGGCTCCTACATAATCTACGCCCTCAAGAAGAACGGAAAGGCGCCAAAGGCCATAATAGTGGGAGAGGCAGAGACAATAGTTGCAACCGGTGCCATAATAGCGGGAATCCCGATGGTTGATGGCATAGACGTCTCAAAGCTCAGGACTGGAATGAAGGTTAAGGTTAATGCCGACAGAGGAGAAATCGAAGTTGAGGAGTAA
- a CDS encoding SPFH domain-containing protein, whose translation MVQVIEWVNPGEDEIIWRYPNEVIKWGAQLIVHEYEVAVFMRDGKIYDVLGPGRHTLTTQNLPLLYKLVGGSNSPFKATIIFVSTKQFQGRYGGETQTRELAPVKYYGVYWFKVADPVLFITEVVGGQSLYDAQDVTKFIRAYFNEGMMKHLSTYSIVDLFQNLDMVSTQVKVKLMEDFRRLGLELVDVKIEGVNTTDEWRQRLFWLMQTGNAQAVMQMDTVKQVAAELGKSPGAGVGTGMVLVPQLFQQPAQPYAGTPAGPQQPVAPAMQQGQQEICPYCGKPIPPGARFCPYCGHEIKRCPNGHIVPEGAKFCPVCGAKIE comes from the coding sequence ATGGTTCAGGTGATAGAATGGGTCAATCCCGGGGAAGACGAGATAATCTGGCGCTATCCAAATGAGGTCATAAAGTGGGGCGCCCAGCTGATAGTCCACGAGTACGAGGTAGCGGTCTTCATGCGCGACGGAAAAATCTACGATGTCCTCGGCCCGGGAAGGCACACCCTAACGACGCAGAACCTGCCACTCCTCTACAAGCTCGTCGGAGGAAGCAACAGCCCATTCAAGGCCACGATAATTTTCGTCAGCACCAAACAGTTTCAGGGACGCTACGGAGGAGAAACGCAGACGAGGGAACTGGCTCCGGTCAAGTACTACGGCGTCTACTGGTTCAAGGTTGCCGACCCGGTTCTCTTCATAACCGAGGTGGTCGGGGGGCAGAGCCTCTACGACGCTCAGGACGTTACAAAGTTCATTCGCGCTTATTTCAACGAAGGCATGATGAAGCACCTTTCCACTTACTCGATAGTTGACCTCTTCCAGAACCTCGACATGGTGAGCACTCAGGTTAAGGTAAAGCTGATGGAGGACTTCAGAAGGCTTGGCCTTGAGCTGGTTGATGTAAAGATTGAGGGCGTCAACACCACCGACGAGTGGCGTCAGAGGCTCTTCTGGCTCATGCAGACGGGCAACGCTCAGGCAGTGATGCAGATGGACACGGTAAAGCAAGTCGCTGCTGAACTCGGAAAGAGCCCCGGAGCTGGGGTGGGAACCGGAATGGTCCTGGTTCCCCAGCTCTTCCAGCAACCGGCCCAGCCCTATGCTGGAACACCCGCGGGGCCACAGCAACCCGTTGCTCCAGCGATGCAACAAGGCCAGCAGGAAATCTGCCCGTACTGTGGCAAGCCGATTCCACCAGGGGCGCGCTTCTGTCCCTACTGCGGGCACGAAATCAAGCGCTGTCCCAACGGCCACATAGTTCCAGAAGGGGCGAAGTTCTGTCCCGTCTGCGGGGCGAAGATTGAGTAA
- a CDS encoding class III signal peptide-containing protein yields the protein MMRKAQGAIEYLFMIAAALVIILIVVRQLQNRGKTASTTANTAETSINNTLNSMLSG from the coding sequence ATGATGAGAAAGGCCCAGGGTGCAATTGAGTACCTCTTCATGATTGCCGCAGCGCTTGTCATTATACTGATAGTTGTCAGGCAACTTCAGAACAGGGGTAAAACTGCTTCAACAACTGCAAACACAGCTGAAACATCAATAAACAACACCCTTAACAGCATGCTTAGCGGATAA
- a CDS encoding M42 family metallopeptidase has product MERVVEILREILGIPSPTGYTREVLAHIEKRLNEAGIRTYYTNKGALIAGNHPEPELVIAGHVDTLGAMVKGILPDGHLSFTKIGGLLLPTFEGEYCTIITRSGKKFRGTLLLKNPSVHVNREAGKKERKEENMYIRLDELVEKKEDTEKLGIRPGDFIAFDPKFEYVNGFVKAHFLDDKASVAVMIDLLLDLADELEKLPVAFFFSPYEEVGHGGSAGYPSSTKELLVVDMGVVGEGVYGKETAVSIAAKDSTGPYDYEMTTRLIELAEEKDIPHVVDIFPYYGSDGSAALRAGWDFRVALLGPGVHASHGMERTHVKGLLATKELIMAYIEEKFGL; this is encoded by the coding sequence ATGGAGCGCGTCGTCGAGATTCTCAGGGAGATTCTGGGGATACCTTCTCCGACTGGCTACACCAGGGAGGTTCTTGCGCACATTGAGAAGAGGCTCAACGAGGCCGGAATAAGAACGTATTACACCAACAAAGGAGCCTTAATAGCGGGCAACCATCCTGAGCCCGAGCTCGTCATAGCGGGCCACGTTGATACCCTTGGAGCGATGGTGAAGGGAATTTTGCCAGACGGGCATTTGAGCTTCACAAAAATCGGTGGGCTTCTCCTTCCGACGTTCGAGGGTGAGTACTGCACGATAATAACCCGCTCCGGAAAGAAGTTTAGAGGAACGCTCCTCCTCAAGAACCCGAGCGTCCATGTGAACAGGGAAGCCGGAAAGAAGGAGAGGAAAGAGGAGAACATGTACATCCGTCTCGACGAGCTCGTCGAGAAGAAGGAAGACACCGAGAAGCTCGGCATCAGACCAGGAGATTTTATAGCCTTTGACCCGAAGTTCGAGTACGTCAACGGCTTCGTCAAGGCGCACTTTTTAGATGACAAGGCGAGCGTCGCGGTTATGATTGACCTCCTTCTCGATTTGGCTGACGAGCTCGAAAAACTGCCAGTTGCTTTCTTCTTTTCGCCCTACGAGGAGGTCGGCCACGGGGGTTCAGCAGGCTATCCATCGAGCACTAAAGAGCTACTCGTCGTGGACATGGGCGTTGTCGGTGAAGGCGTCTACGGTAAAGAAACGGCCGTCTCGATAGCGGCGAAGGACTCAACCGGTCCATATGACTACGAGATGACGACCAGACTGATAGAGCTGGCCGAAGAGAAAGACATACCGCACGTCGTGGATATCTTTCCCTACTACGGTTCCGACGGTTCAGCAGCTTTAAGAGCCGGCTGGGACTTCAGGGTTGCCCTCCTTGGGCCCGGTGTCCATGCGAGCCACGGCATGGAGAGAACGCACGTTAAAGGCCTCCTCGCAACGAAGGAGCTGATAATGGCTTACATCGAGGAGAAGTTTGGACTTTGA
- a CDS encoding DUF6541 family protein has product MMHVPRKKLILWNLLSIVVVLLAYYLNNPYLGFFVPFILGSNILMLLMRSRIPFSVLITLSPALGLSVLAIGAYVSSDLNIPLHIYYWAYTFFVVITSLLLWNKPNLELFFDFKEIITVLLSAFLLVTIHYFAYTYPADNVDNYFHATKVLYILRYDSMFPTDAPSPSVVFYPGGYHSLASYLVELTGSSIPDVMLAIRTLAWLLFVFGIYFFAKTWFDNKIAMYSVLAILSTNIVHYYLLVYVEPNFVSFYFFLVMLALTASYLNNSDFRHSIFSYNVVGVIVGTASIFFHPYSFQNYVFVILVYILLKTLLKTGKESIRKDFRTILFMYLLVPLLSYAVLNPYFTKILVQGIEAKGAYFFNVSTSHDNWAFFDFMWKWATIRNGNYVEVFLIILGLTYYIFKKSSKKIELLSIFVFVLFVIFLNIDKLTLNVPVPFYSAAAMERQFLWTVPFFPVLVGAGMNALSLLVEHFRGNSKNQLARGVIMFVYSMIIASFFLVPAYGTARDIVSAEANFYVTPEVLNDFKWISAHYDSVSVLGSCHSDSSPWLPFFEGTNYLVLTDPYFDRCHIKNKTVEEYVNKVFSKNLTLPQTLAFIDTNAPSLNPLEFAKKYKLLRLNGNDWIFDLSSHDVSKNREIILHNLLLCSSTLPGNVYKFGKYYVWGFTKKYFYVEYFAFEGLYVAWISEKTGVIAFNPCKNYDKIYLTLFASTRMEINVSINGKRVLTRELNRGLNVVKINETVQKNSLNTIQITKSKGVLMIYKIKLG; this is encoded by the coding sequence ATGATGCATGTCCCTAGAAAGAAACTTATACTATGGAATCTTTTGTCAATTGTTGTTGTGCTCTTGGCGTATTATTTAAACAATCCATATTTAGGGTTTTTTGTTCCATTTATCCTGGGTTCTAATATTTTAATGCTCCTAATGAGGTCAAGAATTCCATTTAGCGTACTTATTACACTTTCTCCAGCTCTGGGTCTTTCTGTTCTCGCTATCGGGGCTTATGTTAGTAGTGATCTCAATATTCCTCTTCATATATATTATTGGGCATACACTTTTTTTGTTGTTATTACCTCACTACTTCTGTGGAACAAGCCAAATCTGGAATTGTTTTTTGACTTTAAGGAAATCATTACTGTTCTTCTTTCAGCATTTCTCTTGGTAACTATCCATTATTTCGCATACACTTATCCCGCAGACAACGTGGATAACTATTTTCATGCAACAAAGGTGCTCTATATATTGAGATATGATTCAATGTTCCCAACCGATGCTCCCTCCCCCAGTGTAGTTTTTTATCCAGGGGGGTATCATTCTCTCGCGAGTTATCTAGTAGAACTTACTGGATCGTCAATACCAGATGTTATGCTTGCTATACGAACTCTTGCGTGGTTATTGTTTGTGTTTGGGATATATTTTTTTGCTAAAACATGGTTTGATAACAAAATTGCGATGTACTCGGTCCTTGCTATACTTTCTACGAACATTGTCCACTATTACTTACTTGTCTATGTTGAACCAAATTTTGTCAGTTTTTACTTTTTCTTGGTCATGCTAGCTTTAACAGCCTCATATCTTAACAATAGTGATTTTAGACATAGCATATTTTCCTATAACGTGGTTGGGGTTATTGTGGGAACTGCCTCTATATTTTTTCATCCCTACTCTTTTCAGAACTATGTGTTCGTGATATTAGTATATATTCTATTAAAAACTCTATTAAAAACAGGTAAAGAATCTATTCGGAAAGATTTCAGGACAATACTCTTTATGTATCTCCTTGTTCCTCTGTTATCCTATGCTGTTCTCAATCCTTATTTCACTAAAATCCTTGTTCAAGGAATTGAAGCTAAGGGAGCGTACTTTTTTAATGTTTCAACAAGTCATGATAATTGGGCCTTCTTTGATTTTATGTGGAAGTGGGCAACTATCAGAAATGGGAATTATGTGGAAGTCTTTTTGATCATCTTGGGACTTACCTATTACATATTTAAAAAATCCTCAAAGAAAATTGAACTTTTATCAATTTTTGTGTTTGTTTTATTTGTTATATTTTTAAACATTGATAAGCTCACTCTTAACGTGCCTGTTCCATTTTATAGTGCTGCAGCTATGGAAAGACAATTCCTATGGACTGTGCCATTTTTTCCAGTACTAGTCGGCGCTGGTATGAATGCCTTATCGCTTCTTGTAGAGCACTTTAGAGGCAATTCCAAGAATCAACTTGCAAGGGGGGTTATTATGTTTGTTTATAGTATGATAATTGCATCATTTTTTCTAGTTCCAGCTTATGGGACAGCAAGGGATATTGTTTCGGCTGAAGCAAACTTCTATGTAACTCCAGAGGTTCTTAATGATTTTAAGTGGATCTCAGCTCATTATGATTCTGTCTCGGTTCTTGGATCGTGTCATTCTGATTCATCTCCATGGTTACCTTTTTTTGAGGGAACTAACTATCTTGTTCTCACGGATCCCTATTTTGATCGATGCCACATCAAGAATAAGACTGTTGAAGAATATGTGAACAAGGTCTTTTCCAAGAACTTGACATTACCTCAAACTCTCGCTTTTATAGATACAAATGCGCCCAGCTTAAATCCCTTGGAGTTTGCCAAAAAATATAAGCTCCTAAGACTTAATGGAAACGACTGGATTTTTGATTTATCATCTCATGATGTTTCTAAAAATAGAGAGATAATTCTTCATAATCTTCTTTTATGTTCCAGCACGCTTCCGGGAAATGTATATAAGTTTGGCAAATATTATGTCTGGGGATTTACTAAAAAATATTTTTATGTCGAATATTTTGCATTTGAAGGATTATATGTTGCGTGGATTTCAGAAAAGACGGGAGTAATAGCATTTAACCCGTGCAAGAACTATGACAAAATATATCTAACCCTCTTTGCATCTACAAGAATGGAAATTAATGTAAGTATCAACGGAAAGAGAGTATTAACCCGAGAGTTAAATAGGGGACTTAATGTTGTGAAAATTAATGAAACTGTTCAAAAAAACTCATTAAATACAATACAGATAACCAAATCTAAGGGAGTGCTTATGATCTATAAAATTAAACTGGGGTGA
- a CDS encoding aconitase X catalytic domain-containing protein translates to MYLTKEEELILAGEYGYALQKAMEILVALGDIYGAERLIPIKSAQIAGVSYKNLGEAGLEFLRDFVNAGAKVSVYTTLNPAGIGDEEFMEKQREVLDLYRAMGIEVTSTCTPYYGANLPKFGDHIAWSESSAVSFANSIIGARTNREGGPSSLASAIVGKTPEYGLHLDENRKATVKVKVEARVKTFVDYSALGYHLGRALGNDVPYITGLKPESLDYLKELGASMAATGSIALYHVENETPKYKNAIDKELETITVDDKDIEAVKEQFQDDWKDIDMILIGCPHASLQEVKEIAGLLKMRGRPLKIPLFITASRAVKALADALGYTETIERYNGRIIADSCFVVSPIKGWYRGIATNSGKSAFYFRSFGFNVRLDDAERLIKEAP, encoded by the coding sequence ATGTACCTGACGAAGGAAGAGGAGCTTATTCTAGCCGGGGAATACGGCTACGCGCTCCAGAAGGCGATGGAGATACTGGTGGCACTCGGCGATATTTACGGTGCCGAAAGGCTCATTCCGATAAAAAGTGCCCAGATTGCCGGCGTTTCCTACAAGAACCTTGGTGAAGCTGGCCTTGAGTTCCTGAGGGACTTTGTAAACGCTGGAGCAAAGGTGAGTGTCTACACAACGCTGAATCCGGCGGGGATAGGCGATGAGGAGTTCATGGAAAAGCAGAGGGAAGTCCTGGACCTTTACAGGGCCATGGGGATAGAGGTTACCTCAACGTGCACGCCCTACTACGGGGCGAACCTGCCCAAGTTCGGCGACCACATAGCTTGGAGCGAGAGCTCGGCGGTAAGCTTTGCCAACTCGATAATAGGAGCGAGAACCAACCGCGAAGGTGGACCCTCAAGCCTCGCCTCAGCCATCGTTGGCAAAACGCCTGAATACGGACTCCACCTCGACGAGAACAGGAAAGCCACCGTGAAGGTAAAAGTGGAAGCGAGAGTAAAGACGTTCGTGGATTACTCAGCACTCGGCTATCACCTAGGAAGGGCCCTGGGCAACGACGTGCCCTACATAACCGGCCTCAAGCCAGAGAGTCTGGACTACCTCAAAGAACTCGGCGCTTCAATGGCGGCAACGGGTTCTATAGCTCTCTACCACGTCGAGAACGAGACGCCGAAATACAAAAACGCGATAGACAAAGAGCTGGAAACCATAACCGTCGATGATAAGGACATCGAAGCCGTTAAGGAGCAGTTCCAAGATGACTGGAAGGACATCGACATGATTCTAATCGGTTGTCCCCATGCATCCCTCCAGGAGGTCAAAGAGATAGCCGGGCTTTTAAAGATGCGGGGAAGGCCACTCAAAATACCGCTCTTCATCACCGCGAGCAGAGCTGTAAAAGCGCTCGCCGATGCCCTCGGCTACACGGAAACCATAGAGCGCTACAACGGCAGGATTATAGCCGATTCGTGCTTTGTTGTGTCCCCGATAAAGGGCTGGTACAGGGGAATAGCAACAAACAGCGGGAAGTCGGCTTTCTACTTCCGTTCCTTCGGCTTCAACGTCAGGCTGGACGATGCTGAGAGGCTCATAAAAGAGGCCCCGTGA
- a CDS encoding glycosyltransferase family 39 protein, translating to MKKSSFYLLLICLLALILRLPLLPVMNSYVDYDEGTYLLIARLINHGILPYRDIFAVHPPLYYYALAGWIRIFGDSYIMGRVFSLILGLFSIFIAYLVGKEVKNKNLGLLFALVLALDPLAIRINTLVLHESMVELFTVLSLLFLTKYLSTQKRKYSYFSVVIASLGTSVKFTLIPYLLAIFVFLIFYESEPLRKILLNFPNILTRNQQYVLPLAYMLWILISTSIIVIWPRDIARIILIVPGIHPIAKIGNIYGCVLFLFFWIFLTVYILNIRYLSSFKMLLKGLSNVFSYIIILSLIVIFSKALVEIPLGIMVSRNYVNQTYFAQGTRGFPFVGIFWVLNNVLTYIQKSSLELLVYYLPLFSLIILWITFKALGTKLLFSKPLGALALLNGIFYLIVAPIIPNPRFIYPLLLVLYIYLLSGEITLKTGDVWKKFLGILISIVLLVALIDAGVIYNYPKGLLRISCAPHTKELREDLLSYIHQENLNGTYLSINPMDAYYLRLTVVPFMVDTFGLGYLEKYNLVDLVREYSPDYVIYDTWMFNMMKNKPLQRVYGPLFNYTLQNGTLLFEESLKDGEIIALFSFRTPPYPWRVDLYGTSLQVYYSIARINVNFNPSPGFLKLVKEDNGYELLIVSHNRTFEGRITLGNNSMSIAFPYNVTLTITSPGVILHNKTPVRNGIFDNVILCTSESCFLLSGKIKVFHDKLTAEGSIQLKVLKRL from the coding sequence ATGAAAAAATCTTCGTTCTATCTGTTGTTGATATGTCTTTTGGCATTGATACTAAGGCTTCCTCTTCTGCCAGTTATGAACTCCTATGTTGATTATGATGAAGGGACTTACCTTCTTATTGCTCGATTAATAAACCATGGCATCCTTCCATATCGGGATATTTTCGCAGTTCATCCTCCTCTATACTACTATGCCCTAGCGGGATGGATAAGAATCTTTGGTGACAGTTATATAATGGGTCGTGTTTTTTCTCTCATTTTAGGGTTGTTTTCGATTTTCATAGCTTATCTTGTTGGAAAAGAAGTTAAAAACAAAAATCTTGGTCTCCTGTTTGCCTTAGTTCTTGCTTTAGATCCATTAGCAATTCGAATAAACACTTTAGTTCTTCATGAAAGCATGGTTGAACTATTCACAGTGTTGTCCCTTCTATTTTTAACAAAATATCTCTCTACCCAAAAAAGAAAATATTCTTATTTTTCTGTGGTGATAGCTTCTCTTGGAACTTCTGTCAAATTTACTTTAATTCCGTATTTGCTTGCAATTTTTGTTTTTTTGATCTTCTATGAATCTGAACCCTTGAGAAAGATCCTTTTGAATTTCCCAAACATCTTAACTAGAAATCAGCAATATGTATTACCTCTTGCATATATGCTGTGGATATTAATTTCAACAAGCATTATTGTTATCTGGCCTAGAGATATAGCAAGGATAATTCTCATTGTTCCAGGGATTCACCCAATAGCAAAAATTGGTAATATATATGGATGTGTGCTGTTCTTGTTTTTCTGGATTTTTCTAACAGTCTATATACTTAACATCCGATATTTAAGTTCCTTTAAGATGCTATTGAAAGGTTTAAGTAATGTTTTTAGCTACATAATTATATTATCCTTAATTGTTATTTTCTCAAAGGCTCTTGTTGAGATACCTTTAGGAATTATGGTTTCACGAAATTATGTCAATCAAACTTATTTTGCCCAAGGGACACGTGGTTTTCCTTTCGTTGGTATTTTCTGGGTTTTAAACAATGTTCTCACCTATATTCAAAAGTCCTCATTGGAACTTTTAGTTTACTACTTACCATTGTTCTCTTTGATCATTTTGTGGATTACTTTTAAGGCTTTAGGCACCAAACTCTTATTTTCAAAACCTCTCGGAGCGTTAGCACTTTTAAATGGAATCTTTTATTTAATTGTAGCTCCTATAATTCCAAATCCACGATTTATATATCCTCTACTTTTAGTGCTCTACATATATCTTCTTTCCGGAGAGATTACTTTAAAGACCGGAGATGTCTGGAAGAAATTCCTTGGAATCCTGATATCTATAGTACTCCTAGTTGCTCTAATTGATGCCGGGGTTATCTACAACTACCCTAAGGGCCTTCTCAGAATTTCTTGTGCGCCTCATACAAAGGAACTAAGAGAGGACCTCTTGTCATATATCCATCAAGAAAACCTCAACGGCACTTATCTTTCGATTAATCCTATGGATGCCTATTATCTTCGGCTTACTGTTGTTCCCTTTATGGTAGATACTTTTGGATTAGGATATCTTGAAAAATATAACTTAGTTGATTTAGTCAGAGAATATTCTCCTGATTACGTGATTTATGATACGTGGATGTTCAATATGATGAAAAACAAACCCCTTCAGCGGGTGTATGGTCCATTGTTTAATTACACCCTCCAAAATGGTACTCTGTTATTTGAAGAGTCCTTAAAAGATGGAGAAATAATAGCTTTGTTCTCCTTTAGAACTCCTCCATATCCGTGGAGAGTTGACCTCTATGGAACTTCTCTTCAAGTATATTACAGTATAGCCAGAATTAACGTTAACTTTAATCCCTCTCCGGGATTTTTGAAGCTTGTAAAGGAGGATAATGGATATGAACTGTTAATTGTTTCTCATAACAGAACTTTTGAAGGCAGGATAACTCTTGGGAATAACTCCATGTCCATAGCTTTTCCTTATAATGTAACTCTAACAATTACTTCTCCTGGGGTCATTCTACACAACAAAACACCCGTTAGAAATGGTATTTTTGACAATGTGATTCTGTGTACATCTGAATCGTGCTTCCTACTCTCGGGAAAAATCAAGGTCTTTCATGACAAACTCACTGCCGAAGGCTCTATTCAGCTCAAGGTCCTGAAGAGATTATAG